The stretch of DNA CATGCAACTGGAGTTTTAGGGGAGAATGGACGCGGGGTAGAAGAACTTTTTGGAATTGAAGGACAAATTGATATTGTAATGGGGACACTGTCAAAGGCGGTGGGGAGTTTGGGAGGTTTTGTTGCCGGAAGTTCCGAGCTAATCAATTACTTAAGAAATAAAACAAGAAGTTTTATATATTCGACAGCCCTCCCTCCGTCTATTTGCGCAGCATCTATTGCAGCGCTTTACGTAATTGAGGGGGAACCTACACTTCGAGAAAAACTTTGGGATAATATTAAAGTTTTCAATACTAGCGTGGGTTCATGCCATGGCATGAACCCAGATATCCAATTCCCCATTATTCCCATCATAATCGGCAATGAAGAAAAGACCATGAAAATATCAAGGAAACTTTTTGAAGATGGGATATTTGTTTCAGGAATACGATATCCTACAGTTGCAAAAGGAAAAGCTCGTCTGCGAATAACAATTACTGCAAGTCATTCAAAAAACGAGCTGAAAAATCTTGAGAATCTCTTAAAAATCTGCCGTAGATAATTAGCCTTTGTTAGCTTTTTTTTCTCTCTTTAATGCGCGCTTTTCTTTAAGTGATAATTTTGCGACTTTTTTAACATTCTTTTGTCCGCCCTGTTCTTTGTTTGCCATAAGTCCCACCTCCTTCTGTATTAAAATAATTATAAACAGAAACAGTAGGATACGCAAGGCCTAAGAATATTCGTAAAAGCGTGTTATAATTTTTTTTATGGCCTCTCTTTTTGTAACAGGAACCGATACCGGCGTGGGAAAGACCTATGTAACAATCCTATTGGCAAAACATTTGATGCTTAAAGGCTTTGATGTCGGCATAATGAAGCCGATTTCAACAGGTTCAAAGAAGGATGATGACGCAAGACTACTCAAAAAAACACTCAACTTAAAAGATCCTTTGAGATTAATAAACCCGATACATCTAAAACTCCCTCTCGCCCCATACGCTGCCGCAAAACTATTAAAAAAGAGACTTAACCTCAAAAAGATTTTTACGGCCTTTGAAAAACTTAAAAAACACCACGATATTGTTATCGTAGAAGGAATCGGAGGCGTTTTGGTCCCTATTCTAAAAGATTATTTCGTCGCGGATTTAATAAAAGATTTTAATATTCCTGTCTTGATTGTCGCCAGGGCTGGGCTCGGGACTATAAATCACACACTTTTAACTATTGAAGCTTTAAAAAAACGAAAGGTAAAAATCGCTGGAATCGTCATGAACGGATTTATAAAAAAAGAAACTTCAGAAAAAACAAACGCAGATATAATTGAAGAAATATCCCATATGCCGGTCATGGGCAAATTAACCCAGGTTATTCACTCCGATTAGGATAATCGGGGTGAATAATCTATGAAAAGTCCGTCTGCAAAAGACTGATTTCTAATCCCTTCACCCCGATTATTCATACCTAAGGATTCTCTCAACAACCTACTAGAATTCTGTTCATCCATGAATAATCGGGGTTCGCTGTTTAAATCAATTTTTCTTAAGAAAACTCTGGCATGAAAATTGCTACTATTTTCCATATGGGACAAGAAAGTTATAATTTAGGAAAAGATGGCGAAGAAAGAGCATGCAATTTCCTGCAACAAAAAGAATTCCGCATTATAGAACGAAATTTCAGATCACGCCAAGGTGAAATTGATATTATCGCAAAAGACCAAGATTTTTTAGTCTTTGTTGAAGTAAAAAACTACTCGCATAAAAGTTTCTTTACCCCAATTTATGCAATAAGAAAAAGCAAGAAAGAGTCAATCATTCATGCAGCAAAATTATATATATATAAGAAAAAGCTTTACAACACACTATGCCGGTTTGATGTAGTGGCGATTTATCGTCATATATCAGGGGAGATAATTATAGATCATATTAAAAACTCTTTCGGGATATAAATAAAAAAGAGGGTGAAGAGTTGTGCTGGTAAAATTAAAAAGTGCGGCTTTATATGGGCTTGAAGGAGAAATAATAAGAGTAGAAATCGACGCAAGCAAAGGACTTCCGGGCCAAAGCATCGTGGGACTTCCAGATGCAGCGGTACGCGAAAGCAGAGATAGGGTAAGATGTGCCATTATAAACTCCGGGTTTGAATTCCCTCCTTATTACTTTACTATTAATTTAGCTCCGGGCGATACCAGAAAAGAGGGCTCTTTATACGACCTTCCTATGGCAGTAGGAATCCTCTGCGCTTCAAATCAAGTATCAAAAGAGAGATTAAAAGAATCCGTTTTTATAGGAGAGCTCTCTTTAAACGGAGATGTAAAAGGGGTATCAGGAATACTCCCCATTTGTCATTCTCTCTATAAAAAAGGAGTAAAAAATGTTGTTGTATCAAAAGAGAATGCCGACGAAGCTGCATTAGTAGAAAACCTTGTAGTAATTTCTGTCACTTCCTTAAAAGAGACTGTCGAATTTTTAAACAAAGAAAAAGAAATTGAGCCTCATATTGTAGATGTTTCTAATTTATTTAAAAACGACCAGGAATTTGATGTCGATTTCTCCGAAATAAAAGGGCAAACTCATGCAAAAAGAGCATTAGAGATAGCAGCCGCCGGGGGACATAACATCCTGATGATAGGGCCTCCTGGGTCAGGAAAAACAATGCTGGCAAAAAGGATTCCGACCATTATGCCATTTTTATCTTCTGATGAAGCCCTTGAAGTGACAAAAATTTATTCTGTAACAGGACTAATTAATAAAAAAAGGATTCTTATAACAAAACGCCCATTTAGAACCCCACATCACACAACATCAAATATCGGAATAATAGGAGGAGGGAGAATTCCAAGGCCGGGAGAAGTCTCTCTTGCCCATTTTGGCGTTTTATTTTTAGATGAACTTCCTGAATTTAACAGAGAAGTAATAGAAGTTCTAAGAGAACCATTAGAAGATAATAAAGTTACAGTTTCAAGGGCGCTTGGCTCTGTTACATATCCCGCAAACTTTATGCTTATCGCGGCAATGAACCCCTGCCCTTGTGGCAATTACATGGATACGCTACAACAATGTTTGTGTCCTCCAAATAAAGTCCAAAAATACTGGAGCAAAATATCAGGACCGCTCTTAGACAGAATAGATATCCACATAGAAGTTCCAAGATTAAAAAAAGATGAATTAACTTCTCTCCCTCAATGCGAAACGTCCGCCCAAATAAAAGAACGGGTATGTAAAGCGAGAAACATTCAAGAAAAAAGGTTTAAAGATTTATCATTCAGGCTAAATTCAAATTTAAATCCAAAATACATGAAAGTTTTTTGTGATTTAAAAGAAGAAGTCGGCAATTTTTTAAAATCGGCTATTACCCATCTGAAAATAAGCGGAAGAGGCTATGATAGAATAATTAAATTAGCAAGAACTATTGCAGATTTAGAAGGATCAACTGATATAAAAACAGAACACATCGCAGAAGCCATGCAGTTTAGAACATTAAAATTAAAAGAATAGACTGGGATTGATTCGATTTTGTGTCATCGGACATTATCATGTTGCCGCTACAATACAAAAACTTGTACCTTTTCAGTTTTTTGGCAACACTTACATTCTGGGACTGTTGCATAATGACAGTTTTTGTAATTTGTCATCCCCGCGAAAGCGGGGAGCCACACGGGAATGACCATTATGCAACAGTCCCATTCTATAAAAACTTGACCTTGTAGTTAATAAGCTTTAGAGTTAAAATGTCCCCGTGCCAGAAGAAATATCATCAATGAAAATAAATGAAAAATATAAAAAGCTCAATGCCACTAATGAGCTACTAAAGTGCATCTTCTATAAAGACAAAATATGCAGACCACATCAAATACAATTTAAACTTTGCATTAAATGCCATAAGTGCAAAGCCATTACAATTGAAACGGCAATTCCAAGGCTTTTTGAAAAAATAATAATAATGGCGCGTAGCTTGGCTTCGGTCTTTTTAAATAAATGAACCTCGATTACTTATGCCTAAAGAAATTCAAGAGTTCTATCAATTATTGATTCTACTGTAAAGAATCTGGGAAAAGACTGATTCACCCAGATTATTCATAGACGAACAGAATTCTAGCAGAGGGTTGGAAATTTTCCCAGGTATGAACCCCGATTTCCTAATCTGGGTGAATAATCAGGGTTCAATCAATATCGATCACTCTAAATATCTCCTCTTTTGTTGTTATTCCTTCCGCTAATAACCTTAAAGCCTCATCTTTCAATCTTCTTCTATTAACACCTGAACAATCGGTAGCAATTTCAAAAATAGCACGCCGACCAGAAGGTTTGACTCTTAACAGGCGTTGAGCAATAATCCCTACAAGCACATCCTTAACTAGATATTCTTCAATACCCAAATCTACAAGTCTTGTAAACGCGCTGCTCGCATCCCTTGTATGCAACGTCCCCAAAACCATATGACCCGTTAACGCAGCCTGAACCGCAACTTTTGCAGTTTCAAAATCTCTAATCTCTCCAACAAGAATTATATCCGGATCTTGCCTTAACACAGCCCTTAAAATTTTAGAAAAATCAAATCCTGTTTTATAATTAACTTGGACCTGATTAATGCCAGGCAGCTGGTATTCAACCGGATCTTCAATAGTTACAATATTGTTTTCTTTGCTGTTTAATTCTTTAAGTGTTGCATACAAAGTTGTTGTTTTCCCTGACCCCGTGGGCCCTGTCACCAAAACCATTCCGCTTTTTTTATTAATCATCTTTCTGTACAAATCAAGATCTTCAGGGTTAAACCCAAGCCTTAATAAGTCAAATTTTGTTTTATCCCTTTGTAAAATTCTAATTACAACTTTCTCTCCATGAATTGTAGGCAACGTGGAAATGCGAAAATCGACATAATCTTTATCAAACTTTATTTTATATCTGCCATCTTGAGGAATTCGGCTTTCGGCTATATCTAAGCCAACCATCACTTTTGTACTTGCAACAATAGCGGGATGCTCATCCTTGGGAAAAGTCTCCTGATCAGCAATCAATCCGTCTGTCCTGACCCTGATCTTGGTAAATTCCTCGCGAGGTTCAATATGAATATCAGACGCGCCTCTTTCTATGGCATTTAGTATTATCTTCTCAACCTTTTTTCTCACTCTAAAAAATCAAGCAATTTTCATGCCACAAAAACATTTCAACCCGATTATGAACCCCGACTATGATAATAGGGGTCAAATTGATGGAGTTGGGGGTGATGAAGTTTAATCAAAAAGGTCAGAAATTAGTCGTATTTAAAAAAGAAGTTTTTTGTCTCTGACAACTATTTTACCGCCAACAATTGTATAAACAATCCTACCTTTAACTTTCATTCCGTTAAAGGGCGAATTTTTAGATTTTGAAGCAAAACTTTTGATGTCAACCTCATATTCAGCATTAGGATCAACAATAACAATATCGGCATCTACTCCAACCTTAATTTCACCTTTTGGAATTCCCAAAATTTTAGCAGGATTTATAGTCATCTTACCTATTATTTCATTTAGTGGGATCTCTTCCGATAAAAACGTAAGAGCAAGAGGAAATGCAGTTTCAAACCCAACCATCCCTTTAGCAGCAAGCCCAAATTCAACGTTTTTTTTCTCTTCCCTATGAGGAGCATGATCGGTAGCTATTGCATCAATCGTCCCGTCCTTTAATCCTAAAACTATCTCTCTCCTGTCATTTTCTCCTCTAAGAGGAGGATTTACTTTCGCAAAAGTATTAAACCCATCAACTTCTTTTTCAGTTAAAGAAAAATAATGCGGGCAGGTATCAGCAGTCACAGGAATCCCCTTTGACTTTGCTTCCCGAATAAGCTTTACAGAAGAAGCGGTCGACACATGCGTAATATGCACAGATCCAAATTCAGCAGCCAGAGAAATATCTCTTTCTACCATAATTTCTTCGGCCTGCCTGGGAATTCCTCTAAGCCCTAGAATTGTAGACATAGCCCCTTCATTCATCTGTCCCCCCACGGACAATTCCAGATTTTCCGGATGAGAAATGATTTTAACATCAAACGCTTTCGCATATTCAAGCGCAAGTCTCATAATTTTTGAATCTGCAATCGGTCTCCCATCATCTGAAAAAGCAACGGCCCCCTCCCCTAACATTCGCCCCATCTGAGCAAGTTTTTTCCCTTCAAGTCCCACCGTAACAGCCCCAATCGGAAAAACATTAACAACTCCTGAGCTTTTTGCCTCTGAAACAACATATTTAACCATGGAGGGAGAATCAATTGGAGGATTTGTGTTTGCCATACAAGAAATAGAAGTAAAGCCCCCTTTTGCTGCGGAGTTTGTTCCGGAAGCAATAGTCTCCTCTTCCGGATCTCCCGGATCACGCAAATGACAATGAAGATCCACAAACCCGGGGGAAACCAGTAACCCTGAAGCATCAATAATTTCGGCATCTTTAGGAATTTTTAGGTTTTTGCCGATAGATTTTACAATGCCGTCTTCAATTAAAATATCAGTATTTTCTCCCTTTTTTGATGAGGGGGTTATTACCTTGCCGTTGCAAATTACTATAACCATATTGATTTTTTTACTTTATAAAAAAGACCTTTGATTGGTCCGCGTTTTTTTTTATCTTCGGATTGCAGGGTCTTTAAAGCCTCTTCTGCTGCCTTCTGCTCCGCCTCTTTTTTGTTAAGCCCCTGTCCCTCCCCCATAATCTTGCCTTTTATTCTAACCCCTATGATAAACTCTTTTTTATGTTTTGGCCCAATCTCTCTTAAAACTTTATATTGGGGGAGCATCCATTTCTTTTTTTGAACAAATTCCTGCAACGCGGATTTATAATCTTTTATATATCCTGCGCTGCTAACTTTGTCTATTTCACTTTTTAAAAAATCTATTAAAAAATCTCTAATTTTTCCCAATCCGGCATCAAGATATATCGCGCCAACAAGAGCCTCAAAGGCATTTGCAACGTTAGAACGTTTTTTTTGTCCTTCATTCCTTTTTTCATTTTCAGAAAGCAAAAGATATTCACCCAGTTTTATTCTGTTTGCTACCCGCGCCAACGTTTCATCTGAAATCACCGTAGCTCTAATTTTGGTTAAATCTCCTTCAGGTCTTGATGGAAAACGATTGTAGATATATTCTGAAATAACAAGTTTTATAACAGCATCGCCAAGAAATTCCAATCTTTCATTATCTAAAACGTTGGCTTCATTAGCAAAAGAGGAATGCGTAAGAGACTGATTTAGTAACTGTTTATTGAGAAAAGCTACCCGAATTTTACTTTCTAAGTCGGAGAGCTCTT from candidate division WOR-1 bacterium RIFOXYB2_FULL_36_35 encodes:
- a CDS encoding dethiobiotin synthase, which encodes MASLFVTGTDTGVGKTYVTILLAKHLMLKGFDVGIMKPISTGSKKDDDARLLKKTLNLKDPLRLINPIHLKLPLAPYAAAKLLKKRLNLKKIFTAFEKLKKHHDIVIVEGIGGVLVPILKDYFVADLIKDFNIPVLIVARAGLGTINHTLLTIEALKKRKVKIAGIVMNGFIKKETSEKTNADIIEEISHMPVMGKLTQVIHSD
- a CDS encoding YraN family protein — translated: MGQESYNLGKDGEERACNFLQQKEFRIIERNFRSRQGEIDIIAKDQDFLVFVEVKNYSHKSFFTPIYAIRKSKKESIIHAAKLYIYKKKLYNTLCRFDVVAIYRHISGEIIIDHIKNSFGI
- a CDS encoding dihydroorotase, whose amino-acid sequence is MVIVICNGKVITPSSKKGENTDILIEDGIVKSIGKNLKIPKDAEIIDASGLLVSPGFVDLHCHLRDPGDPEEETIASGTNSAAKGGFTSISCMANTNPPIDSPSMVKYVVSEAKSSGVVNVFPIGAVTVGLEGKKLAQMGRMLGEGAVAFSDDGRPIADSKIMRLALEYAKAFDVKIISHPENLELSVGGQMNEGAMSTILGLRGIPRQAEEIMVERDISLAAEFGSVHITHVSTASSVKLIREAKSKGIPVTADTCPHYFSLTEKEVDGFNTFAKVNPPLRGENDRREIVLGLKDGTIDAIATDHAPHREEKKNVEFGLAAKGMVGFETAFPLALTFLSEEIPLNEIIGKMTINPAKILGIPKGEIKVGVDADIVIVDPNAEYEVDIKSFASKSKNSPFNGMKVKGRIVYTIVGGKIVVRDKKLLF
- a CDS encoding ribonuclease III, giving the protein MSMQRDKELSDLESKIRVAFLNKQLLNQSLTHSSFANEANVLDNERLEFLGDAVIKLVISEYIYNRFPSRPEGDLTKIRATVISDETLARVANRIKLGEYLLLSENEKRNEGQKKRSNVANAFEALVGAIYLDAGLGKIRDFLIDFLKSEIDKVSSAGYIKDYKSALQEFVQKKKWMLPQYKVLREIGPKHKKEFIIGVRIKGKIMGEGQGLNKKEAEQKAAEEALKTLQSEDKKKRGPIKGLFYKVKKSIWL